Proteins encoded by one window of Culicoides brevitarsis isolate CSIRO-B50_1 chromosome 2, AGI_CSIRO_Cbre_v1, whole genome shotgun sequence:
- the LOC134830045 gene encoding short/branched chain specific acyl-CoA dehydrogenase, mitochondrial-like codes for MMRDTVRKFAQEQIAPLVKKMDEEQKIDEGLVKALFDNGLMGIQAPEEYGGSASNFMVSVLTVEEISKVDAGVAIPVDIHSTLMIPLIKRLGTKAQKDKYLPRLAQDTVGSFALSETSSGSDAFGMQTTAKKDGNHFILNGSKCWISNSDIADIFIVFVNADPSKGYKGITAFIVERDTEGFTIGKKEQKLGLRSSGTCQLHFDNCRVPEENILGEFGQGYKYAAGYLNEGRVGIAAQMVGIAQGTLDATIPYLLERKQFGKDLFSFQGMQHQIARISTQIEAARLLTYNACRLVESGDSFLKEAAMAKFFASEIAQETTIKCIDWMGGVGFTKDFPQEKFYRDVKVGSIYEGTTNIQLNTIAKAIRKEYES; via the coding sequence ATGATGCGAGATACAGTCCGTAAATTCGCTCAAGAACAAATCGCTCCTTTGGTAAAGAAAATGGATGAAGAACAAAAGATCGATGAAGGACTTGTAAAAGCTTTATTCGATAACGGTTTGATGGGAATTCAAGCTCCCGAAGAATATGGCGGAAGTGCATCGAATTTCATGGTTAGCGTTTTAACGGTTGaggaaatttcaaaagttgatGCCGGAGTTGCGATTCCCGTTGATATTCACAGTACTTTGATGATCCCGTTGATTAAGAGACTCGGAACAAAAGCTCAgaaagacaaatatttgccGCGATTAGCTCAAGATACTGTTGGAAGTTTCGCGTTATCAGAAACTTCATCTGGATCGGATGCTTTTGGTATGCAAACCACAGCGAAAAAGGATGGCAATCATTTTATCTTGAACGGATCAAAATGTTGGATCAGTAATTCTGACATCGCAGATATTTTCATCGTTTTCGTCAATGCTGATCCATCCAAAGGTTACAAAGGCATCACAGCTTTCATCGTTGAACGAGACACCGAAGGATTCACAATTggcaaaaaagaacaaaaactcGGGCTTCGATCTTCGGGTACTTGTCAACTTCATTTCGATAATTGCCGAGTCCCAGAAGAAAATATTCTCGGAGAATTTGGTCAAGGATACAAATACGCTGCAGGCTATTTGAACGAAGGTCGTGTCGGAATCGCCGCTCAAATGGTTGGAATAGCACAAGGAACACTTGATGCTACAATCCCTTATCTACTTGAAAGAAAGCAATTCGGCAAGGATCTTTTCTCGTTTCAAGGCATGCAACATCAAATCGCACGAATTTCAACGCAAATTGAAGCTGCAAGACTTTTAACTTATAACGCATGTCGTTTAGTCGAAAGCGGCGATTCGTTTTTAAAAGAAGCTGCAATGGCAAAATTCTTTGCGAGTGAAATCGCGCAAGAAACAACAATTAAATGCATCGATTGGATGGGCGGAGTTGGTTTTACGAAAGATTTCCCGCAAGAGAAATTCTACAGAGATGTCAAAGTTGGTTCAATTTATGAAGGAACCACAAATATCCAATTAAATACAATCGCAAAAGCAATTCGAAAAGAATACGAATCgtaa